A window of the Apostichopus japonicus isolate 1M-3 chromosome 8, ASM3797524v1, whole genome shotgun sequence genome harbors these coding sequences:
- the LOC139971744 gene encoding uncharacterized protein encodes MASQDCAVEQKPDLLDGLDEVVDEKDLQILAPEIADSFNIVTKNLGLSNQEVFTIKADNAGPMGGVRETAFQALMAWKRKNGENATKKVLIDAFEKSDRGDLAVILRQGNR; translated from the exons ATGGCGAGCCAAGACTGTGCGGTTGAACAGAAACCTGATCTGCTGGATGGTCTCGATGAAGTAGTCGACGAAAAAGACCTTCAG ATTCTGGCACCTGAAATTGCCGATAGTTTCAATATTGTAACCAAAAACCTAGGATTGTCAAATCAGGAAGTATTTACTATTAAAGCAGATAATGCTGGGCCGATGGGAGGAGTTAGAGAAACTGCATTTCAGGCGCTTATGGCATGGAAACGGAAGAACGGAGAGAATGCCACCAAGAAAGTATTAATTGACGCCTTTGAGAAGTCTGATAGAGGTGACTTGGCGGTAATTTTAAGGCAAGGCAACCGATAG